A single region of the Ctenopharyngodon idella isolate HZGC_01 chromosome 21, HZGC01, whole genome shotgun sequence genome encodes:
- the LOC127503383 gene encoding olfactory receptor 52N2-like — protein sequence MDNLTFRYSVLLVEGLNVTHQYSYLAFFIILMAYIFIIISNLWILIQISAEKGLHQPMYMVYCNLPLKDVIGTTVIVPRLLRDFLADPSERYITYVECVIQAFFVHVNGTTSHTILMIMAFDRYVAICNPLRYSNIMSNNMVVKLSAGAWGAAVVLVGILIGLSVRLSHCRSVIQNHMCDNASLFKLSCENTMINNVYGLTFTVVLLVSSMGSVVLTYLRIVIICLTGKNKATNKKAIKTCCTHLTIYSIMLVSGFVSIFLHRVSEYSDNRRIASIVFNVVPPGLNPVIYGLQVKEIRQKVFKFLKK from the coding sequence ATGGACAACCTGACATTTAGATACAGCGTACTCTTAGTGGAAGGACTGAATGTTACACATCAGTACAGCTATCttgcatttttcatcattttgatgGCTTACATATTTATAATCATATCTAACCTTTGGATTTTGATACAAATCTCAGCGGAAAAAGGTTTACACCAGCCCATGTACATGGTTTATTGCAACTTGCCACTAAAAGATGTTATAGGAACAACTGTTATTGTGCCACGTTTGCTGAGGGATTTTTTAGCAGACCCCTCTGAGCGCTACATCACATATGTGGAGTGTGTTATCCAAGCTTTTTTTGTACATGTGAATGGAACAACATCTCATACTATTCTAATGATCATGGCCTTTGACAGATATGTTGCCATATGCAATCCATTGCGATACTCAAATATAATGAGCAATAATATGGTGGTAAAACTGTCGGCAGGAGCCTGGGGTGCTGCAGTAGTGCTGGTGGGAATTCTGATCGGCCTCAGTGTGCGTCTCTCTCACTGCAGGTCTGTGATTCAAAACCACATGTGTGACAATGCTTCGCTATTTAAACTGTCCTGCGAAAACACAATGATTAATAATGTATATGGATTAACTTTTACTGTGGTTTTACTTGTCTCTTCAATGGGGAGTGTTGTATTAACttatctcagaattgtaatTATCTGCTTAACCGGCAAGAACaaagcaacaaacaaaaaagccaTAAAAACCTGCTGTACTCACTTGACAATTTACTCAATCATGCTGGTCTCTGGATTTGTTTCAATTTTTCTCCATCGTGTTTCTGAATACTCTGACAATAGAAGAATAGCAAGtatagtttttaatgttgtaccACCAGGATTGAATCCTGTAATATATGGCTTACAAGTCAAGGAAATAAGACAAAaggtttttaagtttttaaaaaaataa